In Deltaproteobacteria bacterium, the sequence GGAAGCCGACGTTCGGCCGAATGCCGGTGGACAGCACGACGAGATTGGCCGTGAGTACTTGGCCGTCCGACAGCGCCACGGTTTTCTTGCGCGCGCCCTTGATCGCCCGCACGCTGCAACCGGTATAGACGTCGATGCCGCGTGCGCGCAGCCACGCTTCGGCGGCTTCCGCGCCGCGCCGATCGAGCATGCGCGGCAAGATCTGCCCCTCCAACTCGACCACGGCGAGTTTCCAACCGAGCTTGTGCAACGCGTTGAGAATGATCAGGCCGATGAAGCCGGCACCGACCAGCACCACCGATGGTCGTTTCGCCTCCGCCGACTCCATCACCTTGATCGCATCGGCCAGGGTCCACAGATTGTGCACGTGCCGGCCATCGGCGCCCGGTATTGCCGGTTGGATCGGCGCCGAGCCGGTGGCGATCAAGAGGGTGTCGAAGGTAATCACTTCGCCATCGTCGAGTTCGACGGTGCGCGCGCTGCTATCGATGCGTTCGGCGCGCCGGCCGATACGGCGCGTGACCTGCAGCCGATCGAAGTACTCGTCCGAGCCGGTGTCGAGATGTGCGGCCGGGATCTCCTTCGCCAAGAAGTAGGGCAGCGCCATGCGCGCGTACGCCCGTTCGTCTGAAATCAGCGTGACAGTAGCGCCAGTGTCGATCTGACGAATGGTTTCTATCGCATTGATGCCGGCGGGGCCACCGCCGATGATGACGTGATGAGACATGATCACCTCGGGTTGTTAGGTGTTAGGTTGTTGGTTGCTAGGTTACGGATAGCCGTTGCTCGACCTGGAGGCGATTTCCGCCCCCTAACAGCCTAACAGCGAACAACCTAACAACCTGCACTCTCATCCTCCGGGATATCCCCGTGCGCCGTGTAGAAAGATCGTCACGCGGTCATCGCCGGTCACGTGCGTATCGAGGCCGTTGAGGAAGGCGATGTTGCGGCCGTTCACCAGCACTTCGATGTCACGATTGAGTTGGCCGTCGGGAAACAAGATCGCCGCCGGCACCGGCGCATGGTGCAATACTACCGCGACAGTGTCGCCGGTCACCGCTTGCTCCGCGCCGAAGCGGCGCAATCCCCCGAGGATTCTCAGCACAGCCATTCCTCGTCGCGTACGGCTTACACCAGACCGAGTTCCTTGCGCTTCGCCGCCGTCACCTTGCCGTCGGCGGTCCAACCGCGCAGGCGGTAGTACTCAGGCAACATTTCGCCCAACCGATTCACCATCCCCTTCGCGGGGCCGGACGGGATCGGTTGTTCGAGCATTCGCTTCGGCAAGGTGTCGCTGCCTTTGCCCAACCCGGCGCGCTCGTTCCACAGGCGTTCGAGATTCCAGATGCGTTCGCCCGCCTGGGTCAGGCTGTCCATCGTGTACGACACGCCGGTGGCGGCGACGAGCTGCGGGAGCATCTCTTCGAGCCCGACGCCGAAGGTGAGGAACAGGCAGAGCCCGGTAGCGTCGACAGCGGAGGTGATGTCTTGAAAGATTTTGGTGATCTCCGCTTTACCTTCGGTGACGTGCGGGTCCATCTTGGTCGGAATGCCGAGGATCTCCGGCGACACGGTGTACGACTTCAAGTGACACGCGCCGCGGTTGGACGTCGCGTAGCCCAAACCCATGCCTTGAATCGCGCGGCTGTCGTAGGCGGGAAACTCCTGCCCGCGTACGCCCATGAAAAATTCGGGATGGCCGAAGCGTGCGGTGAGGCGCTTCGAACCTTCCGCGAGCAGATCGCCGAAGCCGTCGCGGAAGGCCACCTTCTCGGCCATCGCGACTAGCGCGTCGGCACTGCCGAACCGCAGTGGCATGCCGGTGATGGAGTTGGTGATGATCTCCTTCTCGTACATCTCCATCGCCGCGGCGAGCGTGGCACCGTAGGTGATCGGGTCCATGCCGTAGTCGTTGCACAGCCAGCCGGTCTTGATCAGCGCGTCGAGGTCGCCGATGCCGCAATCGGCGCCCATCGCCCACGCGTTTTCATACTCGGGGCCTTCGCCGGCGATCTTCCAATTGCGCGGGTTGGTGTTCACCATGAACTTGCTGGAGGCCTCGCCCGGCAACTTGGTCACGCGCCCGCACGCGATGGTGCACGCGAAGCACGCCTTGTTGGCGACCAGCCGCGTCTCGGTGAGCGTCTCGCCGCTGATGTCTTCGGCCTTCTCGAAGATCGTTTCGGTGTGATTGCGCGTCGGCATCGCGCCGTGCTCGTTGATGACGTTGACGAGCACTTCGGTGCCGTACGTCGGTAGGCCTTCGGCGGTGACGGCGGACTCCTTCAGCTTCGCCTTCATCGCCCACGACGCGGCCATGAAGCCGCGCGCGTCGGCCAGCTTCACGCCGCCGGTGCCGCGCACGGCGATCGCCTTCAACATTTTCGATCCCATCACCGCGCCAACGCCGGAGCGGCCAGCGGCGCGGTGGAGATCGTTCATGATCGAGGCGAAGCGCACGAGATTCTCGCCCGCCGGTCCGATCGAGGCAACGATGGTGTCGGGCACACCCGATTCGCTGCGGATCATTTCTTCCGTGTCCCACACACCCTTGCCCCACAGGTGGGTAGCATCGCGGAGTTCGACCTCGTCGTTGTGAATCCACAGATAGGTCGGACGCGGGGCGCGACCTTCGACGATGATCATGTCGTAGCCGGCGCACTTGAGCTCGGGCCCCCAGTGACCGCCAGAATTGGAGGTGGTGATGGCGCCCGTGAGCGCACCCTTGGTCACCACCATGTAGCGCGCGCCGCATGAGGCGTTGGTACCGGTGAGCGGACCGGTGACGAACAGCAGTTTGTTCTTCGGACTCAGCGGATCAACGTTTGGATCGCTCTCCTCCCACAGATAGCGCGCGCCCAGTCCGCGGCCGCCGACGTATTCGCGCGCCCAGTCTTGGCGCAGCGACTCCTTCTTGATCGTGGCACGCGAAAGGTTCACCCGCAGGACCGTGCCCGTCCAGCCGCCATGAATCCCGCCCGACGTTCCAGCCTGGTCGCCGATCATGCTCCACCTCCGGATCGCATCTCCGCGTGGGTCTGGTTGAGATCCGCGGCCCACGGGCCGAGCCAGTCGGCGGCGGGCGTGTCGACGTACTCGATGGCGCCGGTTGGACAGGCGTGTGCACACGCCGGATCGCCCGCGCACAGATCACACTTCACCGCCTTGTGTGTGTCGGGGCTGTACCAGACCGTGCCGTAGGGACAGGCGATGGTGCAGAGTCCGCAGCCGACGCACAACTCGGGCACCACAACCTTTGCCGCCGCCGCGGAGATGGTGATGGCGTTCACCGGACACGCGGTCAAACACCACGCTTCGTCGCATTGGAAGCAGGCGTACGGTGCATAGCTCGCCTGGTCGTCGAACAGGTGCACGCGAATGAGCGAGCGTGCAGGTTGAAACGTGCCGGTCTGCACGAACGAGCAGGCCAGTTCACACTGAATGCATCCAGTACATTTCTCCGGGATGATGCGCAGTTGCTTCGCCACGTCGTCTCCTCCGTCTGTCGCGCGCGATCCTAGCCCTACTCGTCGCAACGGAGCAAGAACATTCAACCACTAAGCGCGCGCTTGTGTCGCCCGCGCCCCTCGGCTATCCGGCGCGGGATGGCAGGATTCGAGTACGACCTAGCGTACGAGGTCGCGGATCTGGTGACGCGCACCGAGCGGTTACTCGACAAGCTGGGCCATCATTGGATCCGAAACGACGGGGTACGATGTAGCGAAGATCCGCGAGCCGAGCTCAGCGTCACGTTGTCGAGCGGGCACCGCGTGCGCGTGGCGATCGGTCCGCTGCCACCTGAGCGACAGACCCACACCCTCTTCTTCCCGCGCGCTTTGCTAACGGCCGACAGTGACGACGCGGACGATCACGAAGTGGCGGCGTTGCGCCACGCGTTCGTCGTCGCCCTGCTGCGCGTGGCGGGCTAAGTGGTGCTTGTTGCGTGACCGGGCCCCCGACGCATGAGCCCGCCGAGCGATAGTTCAGTGCGCGT encodes:
- a CDS encoding NAD(P)/FAD-dependent oxidoreductase translates to MSHHVIIGGGPAGINAIETIRQIDTGATVTLISDERAYARMALPYFLAKEIPAAHLDTGSDEYFDRLQVTRRIGRRAERIDSSARTVELDDGEVITFDTLLIATGSAPIQPAIPGADGRHVHNLWTLADAIKVMESAEAKRPSVVLVGAGFIGLIILNALHKLGWKLAVVELEGQILPRMLDRRGAEAAEAWLRARGIDVYTGCSVRAIKGARKKTVALSDGQVLTANLVVLSTGIRPNVGFLDGSGIHVEKGIVVDVHMQTKVPGIYAAGDVAQGPNLLGGPPVIHAIQTTAVDHGRIAGANMAGQTRTYPGSLVMNILDVANLHCTSFGRWQDTGDTTVVWNAARPVYRKLVWDGTRLVGGIIVGPIEDTTMLTDVGMLKGLIQSQVDLAEWKHYLHERPWDLRRVYVASRAASKLLAQTTIGTSSKSRGYHFNHLSPPTTPSEHHATLVGTQPANFDNLPRTPTPGIYKTPPPAKDAAKH
- a CDS encoding MoaD/ThiS family protein, translated to MAVLRILGGLRRFGAEQAVTGDTVAVVLHHAPVPAAILFPDGQLNRDIEVLVNGRNIAFLNGLDTHVTGDDRVTIFLHGARGYPGG
- a CDS encoding aldehyde ferredoxin oxidoreductase family protein, with the protein product MIGDQAGTSGGIHGGWTGTVLRVNLSRATIKKESLRQDWAREYVGGRGLGARYLWEESDPNVDPLSPKNKLLFVTGPLTGTNASCGARYMVVTKGALTGAITTSNSGGHWGPELKCAGYDMIIVEGRAPRPTYLWIHNDEVELRDATHLWGKGVWDTEEMIRSESGVPDTIVASIGPAGENLVRFASIMNDLHRAAGRSGVGAVMGSKMLKAIAVRGTGGVKLADARGFMAASWAMKAKLKESAVTAEGLPTYGTEVLVNVINEHGAMPTRNHTETIFEKAEDISGETLTETRLVANKACFACTIACGRVTKLPGEASSKFMVNTNPRNWKIAGEGPEYENAWAMGADCGIGDLDALIKTGWLCNDYGMDPITYGATLAAAMEMYEKEIITNSITGMPLRFGSADALVAMAEKVAFRDGFGDLLAEGSKRLTARFGHPEFFMGVRGQEFPAYDSRAIQGMGLGYATSNRGACHLKSYTVSPEILGIPTKMDPHVTEGKAEITKIFQDITSAVDATGLCLFLTFGVGLEEMLPQLVAATGVSYTMDSLTQAGERIWNLERLWNERAGLGKGSDTLPKRMLEQPIPSGPAKGMVNRLGEMLPEYYRLRGWTADGKVTAAKRKELGLV
- a CDS encoding 4Fe-4S dicluster domain-containing protein; its protein translation is MAKQLRIIPEKCTGCIQCELACSFVQTGTFQPARSLIRVHLFDDQASYAPYACFQCDEAWCLTACPVNAITISAAAAKVVVPELCVGCGLCTIACPYGTVWYSPDTHKAVKCDLCAGDPACAHACPTGAIEYVDTPAADWLGPWAADLNQTHAEMRSGGGA